Sequence from the Parvicella tangerina genome:
ATGTGGATGCGGGTCATAATCAACTAATTCAAAGTCTTCAAATTTAAAGGCAAAAAGATCCTTAACCTCTGGGTTAATCTTCATTTTAGGCAATGGACGTGGTTCTCTTGACAATTGAAGTTCCGCCTGTTCAATATGGTTATTATATAAATGAACATCACCAAACGTATGAACAAAATCACCCGGTTCAAGGTCACATACTTGGGCAATCATCATCGTGAAAAGTGCATAGGAGGCAATATTAAAAGGAACTCCCAAAAAGGTGTCTGCACTTCTTTGGTATAGTTGACAAGACAACTTTCCATCAGCCACATAAAACTGGAAGAAGGCATGGCAAGGAGGAAGAGCTGCTTTTCCGTTCGCGACATTCTCCGCAAAACTCACTGATGTATCGGGCATAACAGAAGGGTTCCAAGCAGAAACCATAATTCTTCTGCTATTCGGATTCGTTTTTAGCGTCTCAATCACTTGTTTGATTTGGTCGATGCCTTCACTGTTCCAGTTTCTCCATTGATGACCATATACAGGACCCAGATTGCCATTTTCGTCTGCCCATTCATCCCAAATACGAACTCCGTTTTCTTTTAAATAGGCAATGTTCGTGTCTCCCTTTAAGAACCATAATAACTCATGGATGATCGATTTTAAATGGAGTTTCTTGGTGGTTACCATTGGGAATCCTTCCGAAAGATCAAAACGCATCTGATAACCAAAACAACTAATGGTTCCCGTTCCAGTTCTATCTCCTTTTTGCACGCCATTTTTCAGGATGTGCTTCATCAAATCATGATATTGTTTCATTGCCTGTTCTTGTTTGAATTACAAAATTAGGGAATGGTTTTGGGAAAGCACAAACCTGTTAATAAGTATCTATTAGTCTCCCTTACTGCTGTTCAAAACAAGCTTAAAAACAAGTCCGCCAATCATAAGCAGAGCAAGCGCTATGAATAAAGCGACCTCGCCAGCCGTTGCCCATGACCCCCAGTACAAAATTATGGCAAGCGTAAATAAGAAGGCAAGCAAACCCAAAATGACAGAGAATGCTACAAAAGCCTTAGTTGCACCTTCTTTGGTGTATCTATCGGGTTGAGACTGCATCTGGTGTAAGGAGTATAAAGCAAAATACATCCCAACTAGTGAGATTATTGCTGGAACGCCTAATATTACCACTGCATCAATTGCATTAAAAAGCGCTAAAATAATGCCCACCACCAAGGCTGCCCATCCAAGACTTCGACCAATTATAGAAAACAAATTCTTCTGCCGTTCTTCCCCTTCTTTAGTTCGTCTTTTTGCTAGTTGAAAAACAAACCTGCCAAATAAAATAAGTCCAAAGAAGCTGGAGAGCCTCGCTAAAGTATTTGCTGTGCTGTCTTTCGTGTTTTCCTTTTTTCTCTGCTTACGAGCTTTTTTACACTGGGCGTCATCAGTCACCTTTCTCCATCGCTTCGGAAATACTATTTCTTTAGACGTTGTGTTACTTTCTGAGGTTTGCTCTAAAACAATTCTCGAAGCGGTATCTGCTTTAGAAATAACTATTGATGAATCTTCCTGAAACTCCTCTACTTGCATCGCTTTCGGCTTAACCAGTAATATTGGATCTTTTTTTTGTTTTGCTAAACTTTCATGACCTGTCTTTATCGCTTTTTTATTCCAAGTGATGTGAAACCCTTTGTTGTATTTTCTTTTTTCAACAGTACATGAAGACTGTGATAGCATAAGTAGCAGTATCAGAACAAAAACTGTATGTGGGGTTTGCTTTAACATGTCAAATCGTTACGGAAAGAAATACCTTAAATCAACTGTTATAAATGTTCCTCTAAGGTTCATTTCATAGCGCTGTCTATCCGTATTATCGTAGTAGTAATCAACTCTGGTATCCGTAATTGGTTTAACGGGATTAACAAAAGAGGCACCAACATAAAAACCTCCAGCGTTCTCCGTTCGCCATTCAAAACCGATATTGGCCAATACAGAAAAATGCATCCAATACCTTCTCAGTGAAATGTGTTTTAACAATCCGTTCTCACCAATGCTCTGCACGTGAGAAGCATACCAATCTATGCCAAGCCCTCCAGAGGTATTCATGTAAATGTTTTCAGAAAGGCGAATATAAACAAGCGCTTGTAAAGGAATCTGATAGGATACAAACCCAAAATCAGAATGATCTGAGGAATCAATTACGACACCCGTAGCGTCCATGTCGAAGTTTCTTCTGATGTAGTTGATTCCAGTTTCAAAAGAGAGCAAATCGGAGAAGTCAGTTCGCACGACCATACCCAGGTTATAGCCCAATTTAGGCGAAACGGTTAAAGACGCAATTGAATCTGTAACGGTTTGCGGTCCAGCTCCAAAATAGTTGATCGGCACCACTGGCTTAAACTGAACACCGAATTTCACTTCTTGAGCACCCTTTTTCTTCTTCGATTGGGCCAGAACGCCAATGTTCAATAAAACGATCAATATGACAACAACATGCTTCATTTTCAGAAAAACGAAGATACAACGAAAAAAGAGAAGGTGTTATTGCTAATGATTAATCCGTTTAGATGAGTTATGGAACGAATAGCATCGCACAGTCAGCATTCTCAATTCTGATGGAGTCTCCTTGACCATTGTAGAGCGTTGCATTGAAGTTGGCGAATACACGTAGACCGTCTTTTTTTGCTTCATAGGAATAAAAACGTTCAAAATCTGTTACTTCAAAATATGAATTATAAAACAATGAATGATTAGGATCAAATTCTCTGCTACTCCAAAATACACCATTAAAATAACTCTCAATTGAAATGCCTTCTATTTCCTTACTCTGAATCGAGAAATCATACTCTCCCACAAAAAACTTATTTCTGAAATCATTAAAATACTTGTACTGCTTATCCGCCAAACTATCTGTAAATAGTAACTCATTCTCGTAAACCGTATATCTAACCCTAAACACATTTGAATTTGTGTCCTCCATAACCGAAAACCAATTATACTCTACTGTATCAATTCCATAACTAATCACACTCGTACTATATGTCTTATAACAATAGAACAAATTCTGCCTATGATTTCCATTATTTCGATTCGTTTCTTCTCTTCCCTCAAATGAAATAACCTCTCCATTCACATTACACATCATCCAAAGTGAATTTTTTATTCCTATCCGCTCTTTTTTGCATGAAGAAAGGAAAACGATTAATAAGCAAAATATAGCTAGCCTCATTTGTTAAAGTATATTTTGTAGTTAAATCCAAGCCCAAGAAAAGTATGAAACCATCCACCATTTCCAGAAGCGGAGAAAGTATATGCCTTGTCTGTGTAAAAATCACAGCGATAATTAAACCAATATCCCGTAGCGAAAGAGGAAATTCCAATTTCACCAAAAGAAAACTTATGGCTAATTCTAATACTGTAAAGACCTTCTAATCGCGTTTGATGTTGCAAATTAACGGAAGCTACCGCATAGTCTATATCATACGCATTATTTCCATAAAACTCATCATGATACTCAGAAAGACGTGATCTAGGGTTTACATAATAGAAATTAAACCCTAGTTTAGGCTCTATCTTTAACAAGGTTCTTGGAATTGAAAATATTCTGCTAATCCCTATAGTGGAATTGAAAATAGTTGTTGGGACTGAACAATTTATATAATGGTACTGAAACAAGTAGCCATAATCATCTAATACCTGATCCTTGTTGGGCATCATATAAGTTTCTTCAATAGATCCTGTTGTAATACTTTCCTCAATTGAAAGAGACCATTTTCTCCATTCGATAGCACCACCAATAGAAAGCCAATTATGATTTCTCCATTCGAAAAAATCTCGGTCAATTGCTCCAGAAGGTCCTGTAAAAAAGCCCGGTGCTCCCGAAAAAGGAAGGATATGAGCAATATTTACCGTCCCCGAAAAATAAACCTTGTTATCCTTCAGTGAATCCTTATTTCCTGCAAAGGAAAAAATCGGGGAAATTATAAAGATGCTATATAGTATGAAATACTTCACTTACCTGTTAACGAAAATAGGCAAAGTTTAGTCTACATCACATAAATCTGAATATCCATTTCTTGAGTCGGTAGAAATTTATTTTTACTCAATGACTTCACGGTGGCCTTGATCTCTTTTCCTTTATCCAACAACTTGCGAACCATTTCACTTGTTCTTTTGGAAACATACCCTATCTTGAAGCCTTTGTAGTGAATCGCTAATGCGTTCTCATCCCAAGACCGACTTTCGTCTCGCTTCAAAGAAAGCTCCACTCCGTTTTGCATTTTGTGGGCTACGTAAATGAGGTCATATCTCGTCAACTCTTCAACGTGCGTAAGAATTCCTAGCTTTGGAAGCGGTTGACTGATGGGTTGATTAATCGGGTTGTATAGGTTGTATTTTCTCATGACTTAAGTTTTAAAGGATAAAAATTATGCCGCTTGCTGGTCTTCGAATGCTTCTACAAAAGCAACTTTTTCAAAATTGTATTCTCTAATCTTTTCGAAGGAGTCAAATAACTTTGTTGAGACCTCATCATAGATTTCCATTCCCATTTGTGAAGCTTTAGAAATGATCCAGTTTAATCCAGACCAGTCGATTGTCGCTTTACTATGGTAAGGCTTTCCTGCTTTTTCTACTGAAAAATAGAACAACATTGCATCGTCATTTGCTTCGTAAACAATGTGCTCAGGGGTTAACACATTTCCATTGTCTAATAACTGTTGTAAATCTTGTGCCTTCATTTTTGTGTCGTTTTAATTGTTTGACACTACAAAGTTGAGGCCGAACAACGTAAAACAAGTACGTTGTAAAAATAATTGTCATTTTGAGCCAAAAAAGTAACGAACAAGGAGTGGAGACACCTCTAATCTATATGGTGTGTATTTCATGAGATCCTTTGACTTTGGTCAGGATGACATCAAACAATGGTAATATTGCATTTCTTCGTGTTATCTTTGGAAAAATGTCGGCAGATGGACAAATACTAAAAATGCTGACGTTCCGAAAATTGTGGAACGGAGTGAAGTTGTACAGTAGTTTTTGGTTTTCGAGAATTACCAAAAAACCCAAAGTTTGGGGAAAACCTCTTGCACTATCCATCGAACCCACCACGGCTTGTAATTTAGGTTGTCCTGAATGTCCAAGTGGTCTTAAGCAATTTACACGTCCCACTGGTAATATGAAATCCAACCTGAATGAAAAGATTATTGATGAATTGGGGTCCAATCTGGCGTATATCAATTTCTACTTTCAAGGCGAGCCATTTATTAACAAAAACATTTTTGACCTCATCAGGTACGCTAATGACAAAGGTGTTTACACAGCGACCTCAACAAATGCACATTTTTTAACTCCTGATGCGAGTAAAGAAGTTATTGATTCAGGCTTGAAACGCTTGATTGTGTCAATTGACGGAACTACCCAGGAAACCTACGAGCAATATCGCAAACAAGGCTCTTTGAATAAAGTGTTGGATGGTACCCGAAACATGATTTCTGCCAAAAAAGAGCATGGGAGTAAGTTCCCGCATATTATTTTTCAGTACCTCGTGGTGAAGCCTAATGAACATCAAATTGAGGATGCAAAGCAGTTGGCTCGTGATATGGGAGTAGATGAGATCCGATTTAAAACAGCTCAGGTCTACGATTACAAAAACGGTAATCCGTTAATCCCTACGAACGAAAAGTATAGTCGCTATAAACAAATGCCGAACGGTACATTTAAGCTAAAGAATAAAATGAGTAATCACTGCTGGCGCATGTGGAGCAGTGCTGTAGTTACATGGGATGGGAGTATTGTTCCGTGTTGTTTTGACAAAGATGCCAAGCACAAGTTGGGCAACATGCAATTTTTTGCCTTCAGCGACATTTGGAAGAATCAAGACTATAACAATTTTAGAAAAGCACTATTGACAAATCGACAGGAGATTGATATTTGCAAGAATTGTTCTGAAGGAAGTAAAGTATGGGCATGATTTAAATAGTATTAGCCGCTATTCGTCAACAAATTCGTTGTAATTAACACGTTTCCACATTATTATCCTTAATTTGGCACAGTAATCGCAAAACACCTTGTCGAAAACATAAAACACTAAGAGACATGAAACGATATTTACTACTTTTTACTGCGGCAATATTAACTCAGTTGGGATGGTCACAACAAAGTTCCAACCTGATCATCTTTGCTGAACAGGCTACTCCATTCTACGCTATTGTTAATGGAATCAAACAAAATGCAGAGCCAGAAACAAACGTTAAGATCACTGGTTTGACGAATCCAGCGAATCAGATTAAGATCATCTTCAAGGACCCAAGCATTCCGGCTATTGATAAACAGATTTATTTTCAGGAAATGAATGTAGAAGCGACAATGAAAATCAAACAAACCAAAAAAGGCTTCAAGCTTAGGTATTTTGGAGAGGTACCAATGGGTACTGCCACAGCAGACGCTTCTCAAAACATTGTTGAGTATCACACAGCGGAAACACCTGAGCCAACTCCTTCTGTCAGCCCATCATCAACCCATCAAAACACCCAGGTGAAGGCCCCAACAACCACGACTACTACAACAGTTGTTGAAGAAACAACTACCGTTACCAACACTGGGAAGCCAGCAAATACGCAAGTAAGCACTTCTGTTAGCGAGAGTCAAAACGAAATGACCAACGGGGAAAGCATGAATGTTAATGTAAACATGGGAGGTGCAGGTTTTAACATGAATGTAAACGTAAATGACCAAACTCGTCCAAACACGGTTAATTCAACCACGATGAACACGGCAACTAATGGAATGAATGTAGATGTGAACGAAAGCTCATCCGTTACAACAACAACAACTACTACTACGACCACAACAACAGAAGGTTATGCTGCTGAAGAGAACCGTTTTACAGAGCCTGCACCAGTAGAGCCTGTGTACTATGTAGATGGATATACGGGGTCAACAGGTTGTGCGATTCCTGTATCAGGTGTAAACTCCATTACTTCTGCCATCGAAAACGAGTCTTTTGCTGACGATAAAATGAATGTAGCCAAACAGGCAACCAAGAACAAATGCCTCACTACAGATCAGGTCATTGAGATTTGTGAGTTGTTTGACTTTGAAGAAGACCGTTTAGAGTTTGCGAAATACGCTTACAGCAGAACGTATGATGTAGATGATTACTACAAAGTGAATTCTGTATTTGACTTCAGTTCTAACAAAGAAGAACTAAATGCGTTCATCAACAAGTAATTATTGGTTATTGATTTAACGATAAAGTGGGAAGAGTTACCCTCATCATTCTATTAGTAAGCTATTACACTCATTCATTTCCTCAAATAGTGGCTGGTCCGATGCTGGGCAATCAAACCGAAGCATTTGTTGAGTACTGGCTAATGACCAAAGATGCTTTCAAGCTCTATGTTGGTAAGGCAGGTCACGGGTTAGCTAAAAACAGCGGGGTCTTTGAGTTCTCAGATGATATGGTGGACAACGAATACGACCTTTTCTTCTCATCAGACAAGGTCTTTAAGGGGTATAAGATTTGGAAAGTTAAATATCCTGTAGACCTTCTTGAAGCAGGTGATTCACTAGTGTTTGCTCCATCATATCTAAGCTTTAGTGGAACGGGAAAAACGATTAGTTTCAACTCATCAAAAGTCGTTCAGTATACTAATCGTGATTACAACGAATTCTTGATCGGCTCTTGTGCTTACATTGGGAAAGGGTTTTCAAAAATATATCGCCCCTGGAATGCCAATAAGGTATTTAATACATTGGCAAGAGAAGATGCGGATTATATGTTGTGGATGGGGGATAATATTTACCTCATTCTTAATCATGACATGAAAGATCCCAAGAGCATTTATAAACGTTATGTTGGTGTGCGAAAAACCAAACAACTTGATCGGCTTCTTTCCTGTGGAATGGAGCACTATGCAACGTGGGATGACCACGATTATGGCCCTAATAATTCAGATGGTTCGTATGACGGAAAAGCCATGACTACGAAAATATTCAACGAATTTTGGTGTAACCCAGCTCCCGAAGGAAAAGAAGGAATCTATTATAAAATAACGAAAGGTGATGCGGATATTTTCATGACAGATGGTCGATCATTTCGGAACAATGACGGATCAGCATTACTGGGGAAAACACAACTGGAATGGCTGAAGAAAGGACTTCATGAATCAACTGCACCATTTAAAATTGTGGTGATTGGTTCTCAGGTCATTCAAAAAGCAAAAGGACATGAGTCTTACGTTGATTTTCCCGAAGAACGAAATGAACTATTGAACTTTCTGGAGGAAGAACAAATTCCTGGGGTGATCTTTTTTACTGGTGATCGACATCACTCAGAAGTTGCAAAATTAGAACGAGAAGGACATTACACCCTGTATGATATAACTTGTTCAGCGCTATCCAGTCCCAGACCAAAATTCAGAGGCTGGGGACCAGAGGGAAAGTCAGAACAACGAGTAAACGATATTTTTATCACCCGTCACAACTATGCGAAATGTACCGTCTCAGGACCAGCTGAAAACAAAACATTGACTATTGAATTTAAACTCCCCAATGGAAAGGTCAAAGACACGTTTAGTTTAGAGATGAAGGCCTTGGGGTATTGATTCATTATGAATACTCTTTCTTCTCATCATTCCCCACATCCTTGATAATTTTCACGCTTCCCAGATAAAAGATCCACATACCAACAGCCATTACCACATTACTAATATCGATATGGTTGAACCACGGGCCAACACCCCATTTCATCATATAAAACGTAGCTGCTATAATGGCCATTATTACGCCAAAAATGAAGTAAAGGCTGCCTATTGACTTAGCTCTTACAAATTTAAATACACTAAAACTCAACACGACCACAGCCAATCCGTAGGCCGCATGAACTTGAACAAAGAAGAAATTGAGTAAGGCAAAGGAAACGAACATAAAAACCATGAGTTCGATCACATTGAGCCAGCCAAAAAACGCTCCGAGTTGCTTACTGATTTCATTTTTAACATACTCAATTTGGGCTCTTTCAAGTAAGGTTACAGAGATCATGCTTATTACCCAGGCTGGGGTTTTCCAAACAAAGCCCAAGTAGTATTGCAGCGCATGCCCCAAAACACCTCCTAGAAAAGTGGCCATACCCATCGTTAAAAAATAATTCATCAACAGCAACTTGACTTTACTTCGCTCCGGCATTTTCTTGATCCTGTAGTAAGCTATGAAGCTCACCACAGCTATCAAAACATCAGTTAGGGCAGTAATTGGTTCTTCGATCTGTAGCCCAAACCAACTTATGGTAGGTTGAACATACTCTCTCATGAAGTAAAATTACTTAACACAAGTGAATTTCGCCTTTTTTCAAGCGATACAGAAAAATGAACTTTCTATAATTAATTTGGTAATTGCGCTTAATTTAAATAGAACTGATCTACCACTTTCTTTTCTTGCTCAATCAGTAGCGTCATAAATTTAGCTTTTCCTCTTAAGAAGCTGTTCCGCTTGTCCAACGGGAAATGGAGGTACTTATACTTCTCTTCATCGTTCAGGTTAAGTGACTTGATGATCTGTTTGAAAGAGAAAAACTCATTGAGTTCATCAGTGACTGTCTTATCCAGCAACGTTTCAAGATAACTCTTCATGGAGTCCATAAGATCGGCAGAAGGCATATTTTCTTCTTCGTGGATTAAGGTTACTGATCCTGCTGGGTAAAGTTTATTTTCTGATTTGCCTTGAAACTGATTAATCTTGAAGTTCTGAGTGCACTCCACTAAAATATCTAACTCCCCATTATCATAGCGCTTTAACACCTGCATTACCGTTACCATTGATCCAAACTCACTGAGTGATGTCTTCGTTTGATAAGGGATGCCGAAAAGTTTGTGTTCCGTAACACACTCCATGATCAACTGTAAATAGCGTGGCTCATAAATATGCAGTGTGGTTTGTTCACCGGGCAGCAAGAGCAACCTCAGTGGAAATAAACCTATGTCTTCATAATTATGACGCATATCCTTTCAGTAAAAATTGGTAACTTTGGATAGTGTAAAATTCAGGCTAATAATGAGACCGTTCAACCCCCCTAAACAATACATATTCACAATCATTTTTGGATTACTAGTCATTGTGGCTACTGCCGGAAAGCCCAAAACATCCTATTTCACTGGGAAGTGGGACGGAAACATGGTACAAATAAATAACCCTAAACGGGCGAATAAAAACAAGTTTTGCATTAAAAAAATCTATGTTAACGGGAAAAAGATCAAAGCCAACTACAAATCTCAAGGCATAGAATTTGACCCAAGTGCTTATGGATTTGAAGAAGGGCAAGAATTATTGATCGAGATCATTTCAAAAGACGACTGTGAACCTACTTTTCATTCGGAAGGGTTTATTCCGCAAAGGGATTAATTCCCTATATACCTTCTCTCTCCTACTGAG
This genomic interval carries:
- a CDS encoding LON peptidase substrate-binding domain-containing protein, which produces MRHNYEDIGLFPLRLLLLPGEQTTLHIYEPRYLQLIMECVTEHKLFGIPYQTKTSLSEFGSMVTVMQVLKRYDNGELDILVECTQNFKINQFQGKSENKLYPAGSVTLIHEEENMPSADLMDSMKSYLETLLDKTVTDELNEFFSFKQIIKSLNLNDEEKYKYLHFPLDKRNSFLRGKAKFMTLLIEQEKKVVDQFYLN
- a CDS encoding radical SAM/SPASM domain-containing protein, translating into MTSNNGNIAFLRVIFGKMSADGQILKMLTFRKLWNGVKLYSSFWFSRITKKPKVWGKPLALSIEPTTACNLGCPECPSGLKQFTRPTGNMKSNLNEKIIDELGSNLAYINFYFQGEPFINKNIFDLIRYANDKGVYTATSTNAHFLTPDASKEVIDSGLKRLIVSIDGTTQETYEQYRKQGSLNKVLDGTRNMISAKKEHGSKFPHIIFQYLVVKPNEHQIEDAKQLARDMGVDEIRFKTAQVYDYKNGNPLIPTNEKYSRYKQMPNGTFKLKNKMSNHCWRMWSSAVVTWDGSIVPCCFDKDAKHKLGNMQFFAFSDIWKNQDYNNFRKALLTNRQEIDICKNCSEGSKVWA
- a CDS encoding DUF4476 domain-containing protein — translated: MKRYLLLFTAAILTQLGWSQQSSNLIIFAEQATPFYAIVNGIKQNAEPETNVKITGLTNPANQIKIIFKDPSIPAIDKQIYFQEMNVEATMKIKQTKKGFKLRYFGEVPMGTATADASQNIVEYHTAETPEPTPSVSPSSTHQNTQVKAPTTTTTTTVVEETTTVTNTGKPANTQVSTSVSESQNEMTNGESMNVNVNMGGAGFNMNVNVNDQTRPNTVNSTTMNTATNGMNVDVNESSSVTTTTTTTTTTTTEGYAAEENRFTEPAPVEPVYYVDGYTGSTGCAIPVSGVNSITSAIENESFADDKMNVAKQATKNKCLTTDQVIEICELFDFEEDRLEFAKYAYSRTYDVDDYYKVNSVFDFSSNKEELNAFINK
- a CDS encoding thymidylate synthase — encoded protein: MKQYHDLMKHILKNGVQKGDRTGTGTISCFGYQMRFDLSEGFPMVTTKKLHLKSIIHELLWFLKGDTNIAYLKENGVRIWDEWADENGNLGPVYGHQWRNWNSEGIDQIKQVIETLKTNPNSRRIMVSAWNPSVMPDTSVSFAENVANGKAALPPCHAFFQFYVADGKLSCQLYQRSADTFLGVPFNIASYALFTMMIAQVCDLEPGDFVHTFGDVHLYNNHIEQAELQLSREPRPLPKMKINPEVKDLFAFKFEDFELVDYDPHPHIKAAVSV
- a CDS encoding DUF6962 family protein; translation: MREYVQPTISWFGLQIEEPITALTDVLIAVVSFIAYYRIKKMPERSKVKLLLMNYFLTMGMATFLGGVLGHALQYYLGFVWKTPAWVISMISVTLLERAQIEYVKNEISKQLGAFFGWLNVIELMVFMFVSFALLNFFFVQVHAAYGLAVVVLSFSVFKFVRAKSIGSLYFIFGVIMAIIAATFYMMKWGVGPWFNHIDISNVVMAVGMWIFYLGSVKIIKDVGNDEKKEYS
- a CDS encoding alkaline phosphatase D family protein, which codes for MGRVTLIILLVSYYTHSFPQIVAGPMLGNQTEAFVEYWLMTKDAFKLYVGKAGHGLAKNSGVFEFSDDMVDNEYDLFFSSDKVFKGYKIWKVKYPVDLLEAGDSLVFAPSYLSFSGTGKTISFNSSKVVQYTNRDYNEFLIGSCAYIGKGFSKIYRPWNANKVFNTLAREDADYMLWMGDNIYLILNHDMKDPKSIYKRYVGVRKTKQLDRLLSCGMEHYATWDDHDYGPNNSDGSYDGKAMTTKIFNEFWCNPAPEGKEGIYYKITKGDADIFMTDGRSFRNNDGSALLGKTQLEWLKKGLHESTAPFKIVVIGSQVIQKAKGHESYVDFPEERNELLNFLEEEQIPGVIFFTGDRHHSEVAKLEREGHYTLYDITCSALSSPRPKFRGWGPEGKSEQRVNDIFITRHNYAKCTVSGPAENKTLTIEFKLPNGKVKDTFSLEMKALGY
- a CDS encoding PorT family protein, which codes for MKHVVVILIVLLNIGVLAQSKKKKGAQEVKFGVQFKPVVPINYFGAGPQTVTDSIASLTVSPKLGYNLGMVVRTDFSDLLSFETGINYIRRNFDMDATGVVIDSSDHSDFGFVSYQIPLQALVYIRLSENIYMNTSGGLGIDWYASHVQSIGENGLLKHISLRRYWMHFSVLANIGFEWRTENAGGFYVGASFVNPVKPITDTRVDYYYDNTDRQRYEMNLRGTFITVDLRYFFP
- a CDS encoding HIRAN domain-containing protein, with product MRKYNLYNPINQPISQPLPKLGILTHVEELTRYDLIYVAHKMQNGVELSLKRDESRSWDENALAIHYKGFKIGYVSKRTSEMVRKLLDKGKEIKATVKSLSKNKFLPTQEMDIQIYVM